In a genomic window of Pseudomonas oryzihabitans:
- the mupP gene encoding N-acetylmuramic acid 6-phosphate phosphatase MupP, translating into MRLQAVLFDMDGTLLDTAPDFIAIVQAMRQDQGLPPADETRLRGVISGGAKAMILAGFDVDPLGNELEPLRLEFLERYQEHCAVHTRLFDGMDEILRDLDAARLRWGVVTNKPVRFAEPIMQRLGLAERSACLVCPDHVARSKPDPEMVLLACRQLDVDPQVALFIGDDLRDIESGRAAGSKTVAARYGYIHPDDRPEHWGADAIIDHPLELRALLDRALCGC; encoded by the coding sequence ATGCGTCTGCAAGCGGTCCTCTTCGACATGGACGGCACCCTGCTGGACACGGCGCCGGACTTCATTGCCATCGTCCAGGCGATGCGCCAGGACCAGGGTCTCCCACCTGCCGATGAAACCCGCCTGCGCGGGGTCATTTCCGGCGGCGCCAAGGCCATGATCCTGGCCGGCTTCGACGTCGATCCGCTCGGTAACGAGCTGGAGCCCCTGCGCCTGGAATTCCTCGAGCGCTACCAAGAGCATTGCGCCGTCCATACCCGGCTGTTCGATGGCATGGACGAGATCCTGCGCGACCTCGACGCCGCCCGGCTGCGCTGGGGTGTGGTGACCAACAAGCCGGTGCGCTTCGCCGAGCCGATCATGCAGCGCCTGGGCCTGGCCGAGCGCTCGGCCTGCCTGGTCTGCCCCGATCACGTCGCCCGCAGCAAGCCGGATCCGGAAATGGTGCTGCTGGCCTGTCGGCAACTGGATGTCGATCCCCAGGTCGCCCTGTTCATCGGCGACGACCTGCGCGACATCGAATCCGGCCGGGCTGCCGGCAGCAAGACGGTGGCGGCGCGCTACGGCTACATCCACCCCGACGATCGCCCTGAGCACTGGGGCGCTGACGCCATCATCGACCATCCGCTGGAATTGCGCGCCCTGCTCGACCGCGCGCTGTGCGGCTGCTAG
- a CDS encoding YciK family oxidoreductase: MFDYQAPAELLRDRVILITGANRGIGAALAKGCAALGARVILQGRDATALNQVCAEILASGGQAAEPLVLDLENADEAVYADAAERLQQEYGRLDGLVHNAGLLGPRVLLEQTPAEALAQVMQVNVLAGFALTQALLPLLKASGDASVVFTSSSVGRKGRAGWGAYSVSKFATEGLMQVWAEELAEAAIRVNSINPGGTRTAMRAAAYPAEDPARVPAPDAILPVYLYLLGPDSRGTSGQALNAQ, from the coding sequence ATGTTCGACTACCAAGCCCCTGCCGAGCTGCTGCGGGACCGCGTCATCCTCATCACCGGCGCCAACCGCGGCATTGGCGCCGCCCTGGCCAAGGGCTGCGCGGCCCTGGGTGCCCGGGTGATCCTCCAGGGTCGCGATGCGACGGCACTCAACCAGGTGTGCGCCGAGATCCTGGCCAGCGGTGGTCAGGCGGCCGAGCCCCTGGTGCTGGATCTGGAAAACGCCGACGAAGCCGTCTATGCCGATGCGGCAGAGCGCCTGCAGCAGGAATACGGCCGTCTCGATGGGCTGGTGCACAACGCCGGCCTGCTCGGGCCGCGGGTACTGCTGGAACAGACTCCAGCCGAGGCGCTGGCCCAGGTCATGCAAGTCAACGTCCTGGCCGGCTTCGCCTTGACCCAGGCGCTGTTGCCACTGCTCAAGGCATCGGGCGATGCCTCGGTGGTCTTTACCTCCAGCAGTGTCGGGCGCAAGGGGCGGGCCGGCTGGGGCGCCTATTCGGTGTCCAAATTCGCCACCGAGGGGCTGATGCAGGTTTGGGCCGAAGAACTGGCGGAGGCGGCCATCCGGGTCAACAGCATCAACCCGGGCGGCACCCGTACAGCCATGCGCGCGGCAGCCTATCCCGCTGAAGACCCCGCCCGGGTACCCGCCCCGGACGCCATTCTGCCGGTCTATCTCTATCTGCTCGGCCCCGACAGCCGCGGCACCTCGGGCCAGGCGCTCAACGCTCAGTAG
- a CDS encoding methyl-accepting chemotaxis protein, with the protein MVAALRSMVLQLQSGIGRLGQAAEELAEHAREAQEGVTRQREETDQVAAAMAELAATAHGVAEDAESAATAVDQAERQVSDGQAIVGRSLDSIETLGLDVRVTADSLQSVSRDSQAISAVLDVIKAVAEQTNLLALNAAIEAARAGDQGRGFAVVADEVRALARRTQQSSVEIEQLIVVLQKGSGEAVKRMQQSEQLLSGTVSSVGETRLAFDEITTAVSSIQQKNQQIAAAAVQQSAVAEEVAVNVTRIRDGADQTSQAMAATASASRELASLGDELTKLVRRFHV; encoded by the coding sequence ATGGTGGCGGCGCTGCGCAGCATGGTTCTGCAATTGCAGAGCGGTATCGGTCGTCTTGGCCAGGCCGCCGAGGAGCTGGCCGAGCACGCGCGTGAAGCCCAGGAGGGGGTGACGCGTCAACGCGAGGAAACCGATCAGGTCGCCGCTGCCATGGCAGAGTTGGCCGCGACCGCTCATGGTGTGGCCGAAGATGCCGAGTCCGCAGCCACGGCGGTGGACCAGGCCGAGCGTCAGGTGAGCGATGGTCAGGCGATCGTTGGCAGGAGTCTGGACAGCATCGAGACCTTGGGGCTGGATGTGCGTGTCACCGCCGATAGTTTGCAGAGCGTCTCCCGCGACAGCCAGGCGATCAGCGCCGTGCTCGACGTGATCAAGGCAGTGGCCGAGCAGACCAATCTGTTGGCGCTCAACGCGGCCATCGAGGCGGCACGCGCGGGCGATCAAGGCCGTGGTTTCGCGGTGGTCGCCGATGAGGTCCGGGCTCTGGCGCGCCGTACCCAGCAGTCGAGTGTCGAGATCGAACAACTGATTGTCGTGTTGCAGAAGGGGAGTGGCGAAGCGGTCAAGCGGATGCAACAGAGCGAGCAATTGCTGTCCGGTACCGTGTCCAGCGTAGGCGAAACCCGGCTGGCATTCGACGAAATCACTACGGCAGTCTCCAGCATCCAGCAGAAGAACCAGCAGATTGCCGCCGCCGCCGTACAACAGAGCGCGGTGGCCGAAGAGGTCGCGGTCAATGTCACACGCATTCGTGATGGCGCCGATCAAACCAGCCAGGCGATGGCCGCGACGGCTTCTGCCAGTCGTGAGTTGGCTAGCCTAGGTGACGAACTCACCAAGCTGGTCCGGCGCTTCCACGTCTGA
- the mnmH gene encoding tRNA 2-selenouridine(34) synthase MnmH, whose amino-acid sequence MTQREDARDLRALFLSDIPLIDVRAPVEFAKGAFPLATNLPLMNDLERQRVGTRYKQQGQQAAVQLGHQLVSGNIKHERIQAWADFAHAHPEGYLYCFRGGLRSQISQEWLRSEAGVAYPRVVGGYKAMRTFLIETLQQALAECRFVIVGGMTGTGKTEVVAQLDNAVDLEGHANHRGSSFGKRATPQPGQIDFENRLAIDLLRRRHAGQAQFVLEDESRLVGRCSLPLELHQGMQQFPLVWLEDSRENRIERILRDYVIDLAAEFAALHGQEQGFALFAEQLRKSLAGIAKRLGGERFQRLSAVLDAALLEQERSGEVAAHRGWIEGLLAEYYDPMYAYQRESKAARVIFSGDQAAVVDYLRKPR is encoded by the coding sequence ATGACCCAGCGTGAGGATGCCCGCGACCTGCGGGCGCTGTTCCTGAGCGACATTCCCCTGATCGATGTCCGGGCGCCGGTGGAGTTCGCCAAGGGGGCCTTCCCCCTGGCGACCAACCTGCCCTTGATGAACGATCTGGAGCGGCAGCGGGTGGGCACCCGTTACAAGCAGCAGGGCCAGCAGGCCGCCGTGCAGCTGGGCCATCAACTGGTATCGGGCAACATCAAGCATGAGCGGATCCAGGCCTGGGCCGATTTCGCCCATGCGCACCCGGAGGGCTACCTTTATTGCTTCCGTGGCGGTCTGCGCTCGCAGATCAGCCAGGAGTGGCTACGCAGCGAAGCGGGCGTTGCCTATCCCCGCGTAGTGGGTGGCTACAAGGCCATGCGGACCTTTCTCATCGAGACGCTGCAACAGGCCCTCGCCGAGTGTCGCTTCGTCATCGTCGGCGGCATGACCGGTACCGGCAAGACCGAGGTGGTGGCTCAACTCGACAACGCCGTGGATCTCGAAGGCCATGCCAATCACCGGGGCTCCAGCTTCGGCAAGCGCGCCACGCCACAACCGGGGCAGATCGATTTCGAGAATCGCCTGGCCATCGACCTGCTGCGCCGTCGTCACGCCGGGCAGGCGCAGTTCGTCCTGGAGGACGAATCGCGGCTGGTCGGTCGCTGCTCCTTGCCCTTGGAGCTGCACCAGGGCATGCAGCAGTTTCCGCTGGTCTGGTTGGAAGACAGCCGGGAAAACCGCATCGAGCGCATCCTGCGCGACTACGTCATCGACCTGGCAGCGGAATTCGCCGCGCTCCATGGCCAGGAGCAGGGCTTCGCGCTGTTCGCCGAGCAGTTGCGCAAGAGTCTCGCCGGCATCGCCAAGCGACTCGGCGGCGAGCGTTTCCAGCGGCTGTCGGCCGTTCTCGATGCCGCCCTGCTGGAGCAGGAGCGCTCGGGCGAGGTCGCGGCGCATCGTGGCTGGATCGAGGGGCTGCTCGCCGAGTATTACGATCCCATGTACGCCTATCAGCGCGAGAGCAAGGCAGCGCGGGTGATCTTCAGCGGCGACCAGGCCGCCGTCGTCGATTATCTTCGCAAGCCTCGCTGA
- the selD gene encoding selenide, water dikinase SelD, giving the protein MTNPIRLTQYSHGAGCGCKIAPKTLETILAGSGAQHLDPRLWVGNASRDDAAVYGLDEERGVVSTTDFFMPIVDDPFDFGRIAATNAISDIYAMGGDPLLAIAILGWPVNVLPPEVAREVIAGGRRVCDEAGIPLAGGHSIDAPEPIFGLAVTGIVEKRHLKRNDTAALGSRLYLTKPLGIGILTTAEKRALLRPQDQHLARDTMCQLNRPGSRFGRLAGVTAMTDVTGFGLLGHLVEMADGSGLTAELEFAAIPTLEGVDFYLEQGCVPGGTERNFDSYGHRIAALDERRRQLLCDPQTSGGLLVAVAPEGEAEFLAVAAEQGLALQTIGRLVARRAHAVEVA; this is encoded by the coding sequence ATGACCAATCCCATTCGCCTCACCCAATACAGCCACGGCGCCGGTTGTGGTTGCAAGATCGCACCCAAGACCCTGGAGACCATCCTGGCGGGGAGTGGCGCCCAGCATCTGGATCCACGGTTGTGGGTGGGCAACGCCTCGCGCGACGACGCAGCGGTCTATGGTCTGGATGAAGAGCGGGGTGTGGTCTCCACTACCGATTTCTTCATGCCCATCGTCGACGATCCGTTCGACTTTGGCCGGATCGCCGCCACCAATGCCATCAGCGATATCTACGCCATGGGCGGCGATCCGCTGCTGGCCATCGCCATCCTCGGCTGGCCGGTGAACGTCCTGCCGCCCGAGGTGGCCCGGGAGGTCATCGCCGGGGGGCGACGAGTGTGCGACGAGGCCGGCATTCCCCTGGCCGGTGGTCATTCCATCGACGCCCCGGAGCCGATCTTCGGTCTGGCCGTCACCGGTATCGTGGAAAAGCGCCATCTCAAGCGCAACGACACGGCGGCCCTCGGCAGCCGCCTCTATCTGACCAAGCCACTGGGCATCGGCATCCTCACCACCGCCGAGAAACGCGCGCTGCTGCGCCCGCAGGACCAGCACCTGGCGCGGGACACCATGTGCCAGCTCAATCGCCCCGGCAGTCGTTTCGGTCGGTTGGCGGGAGTCACGGCGATGACCGACGTCACCGGCTTCGGCCTGCTCGGGCACCTGGTGGAAATGGCCGACGGCAGCGGTCTGACCGCCGAACTGGAATTCGCCGCCATTCCCACCCTCGAAGGGGTGGATTTCTATCTCGAGCAGGGCTGCGTGCCTGGAGGCACGGAGCGCAACTTCGACAGTTATGGCCACCGCATCGCTGCGCTGGACGAGCGTCGTCGCCAACTGCTGTGCGATCCCCAGACCAGTGGCGGTCTGCTCGTGGCGGTGGCGCCGGAAGGGGAGGCGGAGTTCCTCGCGGTGGCGGCGGAGCAGGGCCTGGCCTTGCAAACCATTGGCCGACTGGTGGCGCGCCGCGCCCATGCGGTCGAGGTGGCCTGA
- a CDS encoding CynX/NimT family MFS transporter codes for MSSHATTRLTTLQRGWLLASLMLIALNLRPALSSLAPLLRQIESSTGLSSSAIGLLTTLPVLCLGLFAPLAPRLARRWGSERTLGAILALLAAGIVLRSLVPPLGLFLGSLIAGACIGILGVLLPALVKRDFPAQAGQLMGLYTMMLCIGAAIAAGATAPLAEAFDGHWQPALAAWAGVALLALLIWLPQLRQPPTLAPPRGAGGSLWRNRLAWQITLYMGLQSSLAYIVFGWLPTLLVDRGLGVVEAGLMLSGSVLTQLLSALTAPWLATRGRDQRLAIVVVMAATLAGLLGCLYAPLDSLWLWAVVLGLGQGGTFSLALALLVLRSRDAETAGRLSGMAQGAGYSLASLGPLLVGILHDATHSWAPMGVLFTLIAILATLFGLAAGRTRYVNDL; via the coding sequence ATGTCTTCTCACGCCACTACCCGTCTCACCACTTTGCAACGCGGCTGGCTGCTCGCCAGCCTCATGCTCATCGCCCTCAACCTGCGCCCGGCGCTTTCCAGCCTGGCGCCCCTGCTGCGCCAGATCGAAAGCAGTACCGGCCTTTCCAGCAGCGCCATCGGCCTGCTGACCACCCTGCCCGTGCTGTGCCTGGGACTCTTCGCGCCCCTGGCGCCGCGCCTGGCCCGCCGCTGGGGCAGCGAACGCACCCTCGGCGCCATCCTGGCGTTACTGGCGGCGGGGATCGTCTTGCGCAGCCTGGTGCCGCCCCTTGGCCTGTTCCTCGGTAGCCTGATCGCCGGTGCCTGTATCGGCATCCTCGGCGTGCTGTTGCCAGCGCTGGTCAAGCGTGATTTCCCCGCCCAAGCCGGACAGTTGATGGGGCTCTACACCATGATGCTGTGCATAGGCGCAGCCATAGCGGCCGGGGCGACCGCACCGCTGGCCGAGGCCTTCGACGGTCACTGGCAACCCGCCCTCGCCGCCTGGGCCGGGGTTGCGCTGCTGGCCTTGCTGATCTGGCTGCCGCAACTGCGTCAGCCTCCAACCCTGGCGCCGCCACGAGGCGCGGGCGGCTCGCTGTGGCGCAACCGCCTGGCCTGGCAGATCACCCTCTATATGGGCTTGCAGTCGTCCCTGGCCTACATCGTGTTCGGTTGGCTGCCCACACTCTTGGTCGACCGCGGCCTGGGCGTCGTGGAGGCCGGTCTGATGCTGTCGGGGTCGGTGCTGACGCAACTGCTCAGCGCCCTGACCGCGCCCTGGCTGGCTACCCGCGGCCGCGACCAACGTCTGGCCATCGTCGTGGTAATGGCCGCCACCCTCGCCGGCCTGCTGGGCTGCCTGTATGCGCCCCTGGATAGTCTCTGGCTGTGGGCCGTGGTCCTGGGCCTGGGTCAGGGCGGTACCTTCAGTCTGGCGCTCGCCCTGCTGGTGTTGCGTTCGCGCGATGCGGAAACCGCCGGACGGCTATCCGGCATGGCCCAGGGCGCGGGCTACAGCCTGGCGTCGCTCGGGCCGCTGCTGGTGGGCATCCTCCACGACGCCACCCACAGCTGGGCGCCCATGGGCGTGCTCTTCACCCTGATCGCCATCCTCGCCACCTTGTTCGGTCTGGCTGCGGGGCGTACCCGTTACGTCAACGACCTCTAG
- a CDS encoding DUF4892 domain-containing protein, with amino-acid sequence MPSRPLLPRAVSTRRFLLIGLLLSAGWAQGAVLAEISPLDHAQLVRETGPATVERLYPLGPVNRIGGRLRLEASLQVEGELQTQTFELASGHPPLARLDSERQRLQQRGATLLYWCEGRDCGASNVIANNLLGEAMLYGLDDQQGLVVLQLQEPQTVLMLYGIVRGNRRGYLHAERLQAAQPLPELLPTAGTLLKELQRDGQLLLPALGEAPEQPWVERLAAALALNRDVAVTLGGAQAEAWQNALLKAGTRAPRLQTDGGRAAGLYRR; translated from the coding sequence ATGCCTAGCCGTCCGCTCCTTCCCCGCGCTGTATCCACTCGCCGCTTCCTGCTGATCGGTCTGCTGCTGTCCGCTGGTTGGGCGCAAGGGGCGGTGCTGGCGGAAATCTCCCCTCTGGACCATGCGCAACTGGTTCGCGAGACGGGACCGGCAACGGTCGAGCGACTCTATCCGCTGGGACCGGTCAATCGCATCGGTGGCCGGTTGCGCTTGGAGGCGTCCTTGCAGGTCGAGGGCGAATTGCAGACCCAGACCTTCGAACTGGCCAGCGGTCATCCACCGCTCGCACGCCTCGACAGCGAACGCCAGCGCCTGCAGCAACGGGGCGCGACCCTGCTCTATTGGTGCGAAGGGCGCGACTGTGGCGCCAGCAACGTCATCGCCAACAACCTCCTGGGCGAGGCCATGCTCTATGGTCTCGACGACCAGCAGGGCCTCGTCGTGCTGCAACTACAAGAACCGCAAACCGTATTGATGCTTTACGGCATCGTGCGCGGCAATCGGCGCGGCTATCTGCACGCCGAACGCCTGCAGGCGGCGCAGCCCTTGCCGGAGCTGCTGCCGACGGCGGGTACTCTGCTCAAGGAGCTGCAGCGCGATGGTCAACTGTTGCTACCGGCCCTGGGCGAGGCCCCGGAACAGCCCTGGGTCGAACGTCTCGCGGCGGCCCTGGCGCTCAATCGCGATGTTGCCGTGACCCTGGGCGGCGCCCAGGCCGAAGCCTGGCAGAACGCGCTACTCAAGGCCGGCACTCGCGCGCCGCGGCTGCAGACTGATGGCGGGCGCGCGGCCGGTCTCTATCGACGCTAG
- a CDS encoding alpha/beta fold hydrolase, producing MTAQVQELRLELPHVELSARVSGPEDGYPVLALHGWLDNAMTFAQLAPRLTGLRIVALDLPGHGLSAHRPAGGGYAIQDYVLDVLAAAEQLGWTRFGLLGHSMGAIVSVIAAAALPERIERLALIDGLLPYTTPADEVPEKLGKALLAELELPNRRKPVYASVEDAVAARLKGALTVSREAAELLAERGLMAVPGGYTWRSDPRLRLSSRMRFTPQQARACVRAVRCPTALVIAADGLLAPHPEAMALAREQSCFTLHELAGGHHLHLDDAQGAQAVADCFNAFFAAEAGRNE from the coding sequence ATGACGGCTCAGGTTCAGGAGCTGCGGCTTGAGCTGCCCCATGTGGAGCTGAGCGCCCGGGTATCTGGCCCCGAGGATGGCTATCCGGTGCTGGCACTGCACGGCTGGCTGGACAACGCCATGACCTTCGCCCAGCTCGCGCCGCGGCTGACCGGGTTGCGCATCGTCGCCCTGGATCTGCCCGGCCACGGGCTGTCGGCGCATCGGCCGGCCGGCGGTGGCTATGCGATCCAGGATTATGTGCTGGACGTGCTGGCCGCCGCCGAGCAACTGGGTTGGACGCGTTTCGGGCTGCTCGGACACTCCATGGGCGCCATCGTCAGTGTCATCGCTGCCGCGGCCTTGCCGGAGCGGATCGAGCGTCTGGCCCTGATCGACGGCTTGCTGCCCTACACCACGCCCGCGGACGAGGTGCCCGAAAAGCTGGGCAAGGCGCTGCTCGCTGAACTGGAGCTGCCCAACCGGCGCAAGCCCGTCTATGCCAGTGTCGAAGACGCCGTGGCGGCGCGCTTGAAAGGTGCCCTGACGGTGAGCCGGGAAGCGGCCGAGCTCCTGGCCGAGCGTGGCTTGATGGCTGTGCCGGGCGGCTACACCTGGCGTTCCGATCCCCGTCTGCGGCTGTCCAGCCGCATGAGATTCACCCCGCAGCAGGCCCGCGCCTGCGTTCGCGCCGTACGCTGCCCCACCGCGTTGGTGATCGCCGCCGATGGGTTGCTGGCGCCGCATCCGGAGGCCATGGCACTAGCCCGGGAGCAGTCTTGCTTCACCCTGCATGAGCTGGCGGGCGGGCATCATCTGCATCTGGATGACGCCCAGGGCGCCCAGGCCGTCGCAGATTGTTTCAATGCCTTCTTTGCCGCCGAGGCCGGACGCAACGAATAA
- a CDS encoding hotdog fold thioesterase produces the protein MSIWQTPPDPAALTRLLDDTLGQHLDMRIEAWDDDSLTASMVVDRRTHQPMGLLHGGASVALAETVGSVASMLCVDRARYYCVGQEINANHLRSVRSGRVTAVARPLHLGRSSHVWDIRLSDDEGRLTCVSRLTVAVVPLQRDGS, from the coding sequence ATGAGCATCTGGCAGACCCCTCCCGATCCCGCGGCCCTGACCCGGCTACTCGATGACACCCTCGGCCAGCACCTGGACATGCGTATCGAAGCCTGGGATGACGACAGCCTCACGGCGAGCATGGTGGTGGATCGTCGTACTCACCAGCCGATGGGTTTGCTACACGGAGGCGCCTCGGTGGCCCTGGCCGAGACGGTCGGCTCGGTCGCCAGCATGCTGTGCGTGGATCGCGCGCGGTACTACTGTGTGGGTCAGGAAATCAATGCCAACCACCTACGCAGCGTGCGTTCCGGGCGGGTGACGGCGGTCGCCCGGCCGCTGCATCTGGGGCGCAGCAGTCACGTCTGGGACATCCGCTTGAGCGACGACGAAGGGCGCCTGACCTGTGTGTCGCGGCTGACCGTCGCCGTGGTTCCCCTGCAGCGGGATGGCTCCTGA
- the sixA gene encoding phosphohistidine phosphatase SixA, whose amino-acid sequence MKLWLLRHGEAEARAPSDELRELTPAGRAAILRSAAQLQGADLQLILTSPYVRARQTAALVQQHLAWAGELHTAGWATPDGEPERALAELERQGVERLLLVTHNPFVGDLAGWLLHGHRQAPVPMGTACLLCLEAPLPLAGGFDLVRHFDA is encoded by the coding sequence ATGAAGCTCTGGCTGCTAAGGCACGGCGAAGCCGAGGCGCGAGCACCCAGCGACGAGTTGCGTGAGCTGACCCCGGCCGGTCGCGCCGCGATCTTGCGCAGCGCCGCGCAGCTACAAGGCGCTGACCTGCAACTCATCCTGACCAGTCCCTATGTGCGAGCACGCCAGACCGCAGCCCTGGTGCAGCAGCACCTGGCCTGGGCCGGCGAGCTGCATACCGCCGGCTGGGCGACACCCGACGGCGAACCCGAGCGGGCCTTGGCGGAGCTGGAGCGGCAGGGGGTGGAGCGGTTGCTGCTGGTAACCCACAATCCCTTCGTCGGCGACTTGGCCGGCTGGCTACTGCATGGCCATCGTCAGGCGCCGGTGCCCATGGGTACCGCTTGCCTACTATGTCTGGAAGCACCACTGCCCTTGGCGGGTGGTTTCGATCTGGTCAGGCATTTCGACGCCTGA
- a CDS encoding DUF4389 domain-containing protein translates to MSEPTHSRELLGLRLIWMLLFLFVWLGAQYVLAVVVLLQLVVRLIKGEANPGLTDFGAALATYLAQIVRFGTFASEVKPWPFADWPAEGRSEDRSATAP, encoded by the coding sequence ATGTCCGAACCCACGCATTCCCGCGAGCTGCTTGGCCTGCGCCTGATCTGGATGCTGCTGTTCCTGTTCGTCTGGCTGGGCGCGCAATACGTGCTGGCGGTGGTGGTACTGCTGCAATTGGTCGTGCGGTTGATCAAGGGTGAAGCCAACCCCGGACTGACCGATTTCGGCGCGGCGCTGGCTACCTACCTGGCGCAGATCGTACGTTTCGGCACCTTTGCCAGTGAGGTGAAACCCTGGCCCTTCGCCGACTGGCCGGCCGAGGGCCGGTCCGAAGACCGCTCCGCCACCGCGCCATGA
- a CDS encoding NAD(P)H-dependent glycerol-3-phosphate dehydrogenase, with protein MTVQSPIAVLGGGSFGTALANLVAENGLPVRLWMRDPQQAETIRRQRENPRYLKGIKVHAAVEATSDLPAAIEGCQLVLVALPSSALRQALAPIASQLEGRFLVSTTKGIEAHSFMLMSEILAEIVPRARIGIISGPNLAREIAEHQLTATVVASEDEEVCRQVQAALHGRTFRVYASADRLGVELAGALKNVYAIIAGMAAALEMGENTRSMLITRALAEMTRFAVQRGANPITYLGLAGVGDLIVTCSSEKSRNYRVGHALGRGLSLEEAVAQIGETAEGVNTLKVLKEKSDELGVYMPLVNGLYAILFQGRSLGQVIEALMGGEPKTDVDVADATFS; from the coding sequence ATGACAGTCCAATCCCCCATCGCCGTGCTGGGCGGCGGCAGTTTCGGTACCGCCCTGGCCAATCTGGTCGCCGAGAATGGGCTGCCGGTACGCCTGTGGATGCGCGATCCGCAACAGGCCGAGACCATCCGCCGCCAGCGTGAGAATCCGCGCTATCTCAAGGGTATCAAGGTGCATGCCGCAGTCGAGGCGACCAGCGATCTGCCGGCCGCCATCGAGGGCTGCCAGTTGGTGTTGGTAGCCCTGCCGTCGAGTGCCTTGCGCCAGGCATTGGCGCCCATCGCCAGCCAACTGGAAGGGCGCTTCCTGGTCAGCACCACCAAGGGCATCGAAGCCCATTCCTTCATGCTGATGAGCGAGATCCTCGCGGAAATCGTGCCGCGGGCGCGTATCGGCATCATTTCCGGCCCCAACCTCGCCCGGGAGATCGCTGAGCACCAACTCACCGCCACCGTGGTGGCCAGCGAGGACGAAGAGGTGTGCCGCCAGGTCCAGGCCGCTCTGCATGGCCGTACCTTCCGCGTCTACGCCAGTGCCGACCGCCTCGGGGTGGAGCTGGCCGGGGCGCTGAAGAACGTCTACGCCATCATCGCCGGCATGGCCGCGGCGCTGGAGATGGGCGAGAACACCCGCAGCATGCTGATCACCCGCGCCCTGGCGGAGATGACCCGCTTCGCCGTGCAGCGTGGTGCCAATCCCATCACCTACCTGGGACTGGCCGGGGTAGGGGATCTAATCGTCACCTGCTCGTCGGAAAAGAGCCGCAACTACCGGGTGGGGCATGCGCTCGGTCGTGGCCTCAGCCTGGAAGAGGCGGTGGCGCAGATCGGCGAGACTGCCGAAGGCGTCAACACACTCAAGGTCCTCAAGGAGAAGTCGGACGAGCTGGGCGTCTACATGCCCCTGGTCAATGGCCTCTATGCGATCCTGTTCCAGGGCCGCAGCCTAGGCCAAGTGATCGAGGCCCTGATGGGGGGCGAGCCCAAGACCGATGTCGATGTCGCCGACGCCACTTTTAGCTGA
- the fabA gene encoding 3-hydroxyacyl-[acyl-carrier-protein] dehydratase FabA — protein MTKQHAFTYEDLLRCSRGELFGPGNAQLPAPNMLMIDRIVHISEVGGKYGKGELVAELDIRPDLWFFGCHFEGDPVMPGCLGLDAMWQLVGFYLGWQGNPGRGRALGSGEVKFFGQVLPTAKKVTYNIHIKRTINRSLILAIADGTVSVDGREIYSAEGLRVGLFTSTDSF, from the coding sequence ATGACCAAACAACACGCCTTTACCTACGAAGACTTGCTGCGCTGCAGCCGTGGCGAGCTCTTCGGTCCGGGCAACGCCCAATTGCCCGCGCCGAACATGTTGATGATCGATCGGATCGTGCATATCAGCGAGGTAGGCGGGAAATACGGCAAGGGCGAACTGGTGGCGGAACTCGATATCCGTCCCGACCTCTGGTTCTTCGGTTGCCACTTCGAAGGCGATCCGGTGATGCCGGGCTGCCTGGGCCTGGATGCCATGTGGCAACTGGTAGGTTTCTACCTTGGCTGGCAAGGCAATCCGGGTCGCGGTCGCGCCCTGGGCTCCGGCGAAGTCAAGTTCTTCGGCCAGGTCCTGCCGACCGCCAAGAAGGTCACCTACAATATCCATATCAAGCGCACCATCAACAGGTCGCTCATTCTGGCCATCGCCGATGGCACCGTTAGCGTGGACGGCCGCGAGATCTACTCCGCCGAAGGTCTGCGCGTCGGCCTGTTCACCTCCACCGATAGCTTCTAA